From Pseudothermotoga thermarum DSM 5069, a single genomic window includes:
- a CDS encoding DEAD/DEAH box helicase, with translation MKLTLDKLFEDLQSDCILIVVPTEYDAQKLADHFGFDYFPSHDVFPFENVDVSFFVRSARIKTLWKILFFQKAKVVSTLHAITRKTLSPEVLRKHCFQITIGQELKEIDFEKLLYLMGYERTFLVRSGGEYAIRGDILDFFGPLQNIPVRVEFFGRKVESIRIFDPATQRSIDSIKEVTILPVREYISENHDLDTIPGKAMSNSTILDYAKFEVVFVNYKKCQEEYVKREKEIREILTDQQMEEYQLYSQVPLSQILEKISNPIFVEADLDKLKTVKIQTSAVSQIPVVDEEELVEGDYVVHVDYGIGIFEGVRRISNVFGTKEYLCIKYEDSTVYVPVERLDRVQKYIGDKGKVKIDKIRLSTWNKRLEKVKKDVREKIQELVELYFKRQQVTGLSLKGDPDLETEFAKTFPYVETEDQMKAIEEVLEDLASDKPADRLICGDAGFGKTEVALRAAFRCVVSGKQVAVLAPTTVLARQHYETFKSRMEKFSVSVKLLDRTISQKERKQILFDLKSGKIDVIVGTHSLLSDKVKFFDLGLVIIDEEQNFGVEQKEKFKKMRLNVNIISMSATPIPRTLHMALSGMKDLSVLNTPPQGRLPVITYVGKYNDLLVRSAVLREVNRGGQVIYVHNRVNDLERIFRHLQELIPEVKMVMAHGQMSSSKLSKAVRMFYEHEVDMIVCTSIIENGVDVPTANTLIVDDSYRYGIAQLYQLRGRVGRSDKRGFAYFLYDVEPSPSAKYRLKALEAFKGAGSGLQLAMLDMQMRGIGSIFGFEQHGNINSVGLSLYLEILNREIKQALSLQTYEPVLEEENRIDVEIEGIPGELVIPESYVANPMERMRLYRKLAACRDLKEIEEVRNELLDRFGKIPQQVNLLLDLFKIRILSHKVGLKKISYDGETLKITGASALKQIKLNKKHIYNEKEDCLLIYGVEPQEVLKILHQFLE, from the coding sequence ATGAAATTGACGCTGGATAAGCTTTTTGAAGATCTTCAGTCAGATTGCATTCTCATAGTTGTACCAACCGAATACGATGCACAAAAACTTGCTGACCACTTTGGTTTTGATTACTTTCCATCCCACGATGTTTTTCCTTTTGAGAATGTTGACGTCTCTTTCTTTGTTCGTTCTGCCAGAATCAAAACTCTTTGGAAAATATTGTTTTTCCAAAAGGCAAAAGTTGTTTCAACTTTGCACGCAATCACAAGAAAAACTCTCTCACCTGAGGTGTTGAGAAAACACTGTTTTCAAATAACCATCGGGCAAGAGTTGAAAGAAATCGACTTCGAAAAACTGTTGTACTTAATGGGATACGAAAGAACTTTCCTTGTTAGAAGTGGTGGTGAATACGCGATCAGAGGTGACATACTGGATTTTTTCGGGCCACTTCAAAACATCCCAGTGCGCGTGGAATTTTTTGGAAGAAAGGTAGAGAGCATTAGAATCTTCGATCCTGCAACACAAAGATCGATAGATTCGATCAAGGAAGTCACAATTTTACCAGTCAGAGAATATATCAGCGAAAACCACGATCTTGATACAATCCCCGGCAAGGCAATGTCAAATTCCACCATACTTGATTACGCCAAATTTGAGGTTGTTTTTGTAAATTACAAAAAGTGCCAGGAGGAGTATGTAAAGCGCGAAAAGGAAATAAGAGAAATACTAACCGATCAACAAATGGAGGAATACCAGCTTTATTCGCAAGTGCCGCTTTCCCAAATCCTAGAAAAAATATCAAATCCTATTTTCGTCGAAGCAGATCTTGACAAATTGAAAACGGTCAAAATCCAAACCTCCGCAGTTAGTCAAATCCCAGTGGTTGACGAGGAAGAACTTGTCGAAGGAGATTACGTTGTTCATGTCGATTATGGAATAGGAATCTTTGAAGGTGTGAGAAGAATTTCAAACGTATTTGGGACAAAAGAGTACCTTTGCATCAAATATGAGGATTCAACGGTTTACGTTCCCGTCGAAAGGTTGGATCGAGTTCAAAAGTACATAGGCGACAAAGGTAAGGTCAAAATAGACAAAATTCGTCTCTCTACTTGGAACAAAAGGTTGGAAAAGGTTAAAAAGGATGTTCGTGAAAAAATACAAGAACTTGTGGAACTTTACTTTAAAAGGCAACAAGTGACAGGTTTGAGTTTGAAAGGTGACCCAGATTTGGAAACCGAATTCGCAAAAACTTTCCCATACGTGGAAACCGAAGACCAAATGAAAGCCATCGAAGAAGTTCTTGAAGATCTTGCAAGTGATAAACCTGCAGATCGTTTGATCTGTGGCGATGCAGGCTTTGGTAAAACAGAGGTAGCTTTGCGAGCGGCATTTCGTTGCGTTGTTTCCGGTAAGCAAGTTGCAGTTCTTGCACCAACGACGGTTTTGGCCAGGCAGCACTACGAAACTTTTAAATCCAGAATGGAAAAATTCAGCGTCTCAGTAAAGCTTCTCGATAGAACGATAAGTCAAAAGGAAAGGAAGCAAATCCTTTTTGACCTTAAAAGTGGGAAAATAGACGTCATAGTTGGAACTCATTCTTTGCTTTCAGACAAGGTGAAATTTTTCGACCTTGGTCTTGTGATAATAGATGAAGAACAAAATTTCGGAGTTGAGCAGAAGGAAAAATTCAAAAAGATGAGGTTGAACGTGAATATAATTTCAATGAGTGCTACCCCAATTCCAAGAACCCTGCACATGGCTTTGTCTGGCATGAAGGATTTGAGTGTTTTGAACACTCCTCCTCAAGGAAGACTTCCAGTTATAACCTACGTGGGTAAGTACAACGATCTTTTGGTCAGAAGTGCTGTTCTTAGAGAAGTCAACCGCGGTGGCCAAGTGATCTACGTTCACAACAGAGTAAACGATTTGGAAAGGATATTCAGACATCTTCAAGAACTCATTCCAGAAGTCAAGATGGTCATGGCACATGGTCAAATGAGCAGTTCAAAACTTTCAAAAGCAGTTAGGATGTTCTACGAGCACGAAGTTGACATGATAGTTTGCACATCGATAATAGAAAACGGTGTGGACGTACCAACAGCCAACACTTTGATAGTAGACGACTCTTACAGATACGGAATAGCACAACTTTATCAGCTAAGAGGAAGAGTTGGAAGAAGTGACAAAAGGGGGTTTGCCTATTTTTTGTACGATGTTGAACCAAGTCCAAGCGCAAAATACAGGCTCAAAGCTTTGGAAGCTTTTAAAGGGGCTGGTAGTGGTTTGCAACTCGCCATGTTGGACATGCAAATGAGAGGTATTGGTTCTATCTTCGGTTTTGAACAGCATGGTAACATCAATTCAGTTGGACTGAGCCTTTACCTTGAAATATTAAATCGTGAAATCAAGCAAGCTTTATCGTTGCAAACTTATGAACCTGTTCTAGAGGAAGAAAACAGAATCGATGTGGAAATAGAGGGCATACCTGGTGAACTTGTGATACCAGAAAGTTACGTTGCAAATCCGATGGAAAGAATGAGACTTTATAGGAAACTTGCAGCATGCAGAGATTTGAAGGAAATTGAAGAAGTAAGAAACGAACTTTTGGATAGATTTGGTAAAATACCACAGCAGGTAAACCTCTTGCTGGATTTGTTTAAAATACGCATTTTGTCACATAAAGTTGGCTTGAAAAAGATAAGCTACGATGGCGAAACTTTGAAAATAACGGGTGCAT
- a CDS encoding adenine nucleotide alpha-hydrolase family protein, translated as MQGLCEGRIQTLAEIIINEIKQNFSQGLVVAFSGGEDSSLVAYLAKEALGPDRVILATVDFGPATYTKIREQAKLNAQKLGLKHIIIDGTKKQRKILRYGPNCNACTREAKLGSVLEAFPSSVVATGANKSDSWGLTGLKFFGRLYSPLFDLRKDEIRKMVKLFQIPVAKAGESSFREGCKMKHLLKMLINPNFHGRAVWESNEILLSFLDEIGYKAELANVKIIGPLSKNIALVNVQPFLPLEYEQKLIERLKINCIDEIHVVKQPIKLRILANPGIYNDEKARQDIFMGFIQRDFAVPLKAEWIKSTNNRLRTFQVVGYEIDAG; from the coding sequence ATGCAAGGACTTTGTGAAGGTCGAATTCAAACGCTTGCAGAAATCATAATAAACGAAATAAAACAAAACTTTTCTCAAGGTTTGGTCGTAGCCTTTTCTGGTGGAGAAGACAGCAGCTTGGTTGCTTACCTTGCAAAAGAAGCTCTTGGACCTGACAGGGTGATTCTTGCAACCGTTGATTTCGGACCTGCAACATACACCAAGATACGCGAACAAGCGAAGCTTAATGCCCAAAAACTTGGTTTAAAACACATCATCATAGATGGGACAAAGAAACAAAGAAAAATACTGAGGTATGGTCCAAACTGTAACGCCTGCACGCGAGAAGCAAAACTTGGTAGCGTTTTGGAAGCTTTTCCAAGCTCAGTTGTTGCAACCGGTGCGAACAAATCTGATAGCTGGGGACTTACCGGCTTGAAATTCTTTGGTCGATTATATTCACCGCTGTTTGATTTGCGCAAAGATGAAATAAGAAAAATGGTGAAGCTTTTCCAAATTCCTGTTGCAAAAGCAGGAGAATCATCTTTCAGAGAAGGCTGCAAGATGAAACACCTTTTAAAAATGCTCATAAATCCTAACTTTCACGGGCGAGCAGTTTGGGAATCAAACGAAATTTTACTTTCGTTCCTGGATGAAATTGGATATAAGGCTGAGCTTGCAAACGTAAAAATAATTGGACCACTTTCGAAAAACATAGCTTTGGTGAACGTTCAACCGTTTTTACCATTGGAATACGAACAAAAGCTGATAGAAAGACTCAAGATAAATTGTATCGATGAAATCCATGTCGTAAAACAGCCAATTAAGCTGAGAATCTTGGCAAATCCGGGCATATACAACGACGAAAAGGCAAGACAAGACATCTTCATGGGGTTCATTCAAAGAGATTTTGCCGTGCCTTTGAAGGCAGAATGGATAAAATCCACCAACAATAGGCTTAGAACCTTTCAAGTGGTAGGATATGAAATTGACGCTGGATAA
- a CDS encoding metallophosphoesterase family protein, with the protein MKILLVSDLHIPVRLSSFPEELIEQLPNFDCVIGLGDYVDLDTVLVLKKFSKQFYGVHGNMDYPDVKEYLPATLTINLMGYTIGLCHGWGPPFGLREKILNLFSPKPQIIFYGHTHETDHSKLSGTTFVNPGSLGESGNYAVVELCKDFVKVEFKRLQKS; encoded by the coding sequence GTGAAAATTCTTTTGGTTTCAGATCTACACATCCCTGTGAGACTTTCAAGTTTTCCTGAAGAACTGATCGAACAACTTCCAAATTTTGATTGCGTTATTGGATTAGGAGATTACGTTGATTTGGATACCGTTTTGGTTTTGAAAAAGTTTTCAAAGCAATTTTACGGTGTTCACGGCAACATGGATTATCCAGATGTTAAGGAATATTTACCTGCAACCTTGACGATAAACTTGATGGGATACACGATAGGTTTGTGTCACGGTTGGGGACCTCCCTTTGGACTTAGGGAAAAAATTCTAAACCTTTTTAGTCCCAAACCTCAGATCATTTTTTACGGTCACACCCACGAAACTGATCATTCAAAGCTGTCGGGTACTACGTTTGTAAACCCCGGTTCCTTAGGCGAAAGTGGCAACTACGCTGTGGTGGAGCTATGCAAGGACTTTGTGAAGGTCGAATTCAAACGCTTGCAGAAATCATAA
- a CDS encoding ROK family protein, which translates to MKVIGIDLGGTNFAVGVVDEQGKILAKEQGKTLVQEGPDAVIKRLNQAVKNVLSNYEVEAIGVGCPGSIDHKLGVVRFSPNFPGWHDFPLAEKLSLETGLKVYVENDANAYALGEHTFGVGKGYDHIVCLTLGTGVGGGVITHGILLRGSSGIGAELGHVTVMPNGPTCGCGAKGCLEAFASATALKRFVQEGYERHKDSLLFHGKKPSEVSPEDIFRCAEQGDEFAKSIISLLTDALAVAIGSFVNIFNPQLVILGGGISNAGEKLLKPVAEKVKDHVLPSMLGTFEIKLSKLGKDAGILGAASIVFERMNKT; encoded by the coding sequence TTGAAGGTTATCGGAATAGACCTGGGTGGAACGAACTTTGCGGTTGGTGTTGTTGACGAACAAGGTAAAATTCTGGCAAAAGAACAAGGCAAAACGCTGGTGCAAGAAGGTCCTGATGCTGTGATAAAGCGTTTAAATCAAGCGGTGAAAAACGTTCTTTCAAACTACGAAGTTGAAGCAATAGGAGTTGGATGTCCTGGAAGTATTGACCATAAGTTAGGAGTTGTTAGATTTTCCCCCAATTTTCCTGGTTGGCATGATTTTCCGCTGGCAGAAAAGCTATCACTTGAAACTGGTTTGAAAGTCTATGTCGAAAACGATGCAAACGCTTATGCTTTAGGTGAACATACGTTTGGTGTGGGAAAAGGATACGATCACATAGTTTGCTTAACGCTTGGAACAGGTGTTGGTGGAGGAGTTATAACTCATGGGATTCTTCTTAGAGGTAGCAGTGGCATAGGAGCAGAATTAGGCCATGTCACGGTTATGCCCAACGGTCCTACCTGTGGTTGCGGTGCAAAAGGATGTCTAGAAGCTTTTGCATCAGCCACGGCTTTAAAAAGATTTGTTCAAGAAGGATACGAAAGGCACAAAGACTCACTGCTTTTCCACGGAAAAAAGCCAAGCGAAGTTTCCCCTGAGGATATCTTTCGATGTGCCGAGCAAGGCGATGAGTTTGCAAAAAGTATAATTTCCCTTTTAACCGACGCTTTAGCCGTTGCAATAGGAAGTTTTGTAAACATTTTCAACCCCCAATTGGTGATACTCGGTGGTGGTATTTCAAACGCAGGTGAAAAGTTGTTAAAACCCGTCGCTGAAAAAGTTAAAGACCACGTTTTACCAAGCATGTTGGGCACCTTTGAAATAAAGCTCAGCAAGCTTGGAAAAGACGCAGGAATACTTGGAGCAGCATCGATTGTTTTTGAGAGGATGAATAAAACGTGA
- the rho gene encoding transcription termination factor Rho has protein sequence MNNNDQQKEQNTISIADLEKMTVKELYNLAKQFDIPRYTSMAKRDLIFAILEAQAKQHGYFFGEGVLEILPEGYGFLRSGNNLLPSANDIYISQSQIRKFNLNTGDIISGVIRPPKEGEKYFAMIKIEAVNYKPPELTSERINFENLTPDYPRERFILETEPHILSTRVIDLFAPIGKGQRGMIVAPPKAGKTTLLKEIANGIAHNHPDTYRIVLLIDERPEEVTDIRESVDAKVIAAPFDMPPDKQIKVAELTLEMAKRLVECGYHVVILLDSLTRLARVYNIQVPPSGKLLSGGVDPAALYKPKHFFGAARNTREGGSLTIIATALIETGSKMDEVIFEEFKGTGNMELVLSRQLANKRIFPAVNLQLSGTRKEELLLDESTLKKVWILRRMLSNMTEEEGLTLILRKLQETKSNEDFLALIDQQKVKY, from the coding sequence ATGAATAACAACGATCAACAAAAGGAACAAAATACCATAAGTATTGCTGATCTTGAAAAAATGACAGTTAAGGAACTTTACAATCTCGCCAAGCAATTCGACATACCACGTTACACCAGCATGGCAAAAAGGGACTTGATCTTTGCAATCCTTGAAGCCCAAGCCAAACAACATGGTTATTTCTTTGGAGAAGGTGTGCTTGAAATACTTCCAGAAGGTTACGGATTTCTAAGAAGTGGCAACAACCTTCTGCCAAGCGCCAACGATATATACATATCCCAATCGCAGATAAGAAAATTCAACCTGAACACAGGAGACATAATCTCTGGTGTCATACGTCCTCCAAAAGAGGGAGAAAAATACTTTGCGATGATAAAGATCGAAGCGGTGAACTACAAGCCACCGGAACTGACCAGCGAAAGAATTAACTTTGAAAACCTCACACCGGATTATCCAAGAGAAAGGTTTATCCTAGAAACAGAACCTCACATTCTTTCGACAAGAGTTATAGATTTATTCGCTCCAATAGGGAAAGGTCAGAGGGGAATGATAGTAGCTCCACCAAAAGCTGGAAAAACGACTTTACTCAAAGAAATAGCAAACGGAATAGCTCACAACCATCCTGACACTTACAGAATAGTTCTTCTTATAGATGAAAGACCTGAAGAAGTTACAGATATCAGAGAATCCGTTGATGCAAAAGTTATAGCTGCTCCTTTTGACATGCCGCCCGACAAGCAAATCAAGGTTGCTGAATTAACGCTGGAAATGGCAAAAAGATTGGTAGAATGTGGTTATCACGTTGTAATACTCCTAGACAGCTTGACAAGGTTAGCTAGAGTTTACAACATTCAAGTTCCTCCAAGTGGAAAACTCCTCAGTGGTGGAGTTGATCCAGCTGCTTTGTACAAGCCAAAACATTTCTTTGGTGCAGCTAGAAATACCAGAGAAGGTGGTAGTTTAACAATTATAGCAACTGCTCTCATTGAAACTGGATCAAAAATGGACGAGGTCATATTTGAAGAGTTCAAAGGTACTGGTAACATGGAATTGGTTCTTTCAAGACAACTTGCGAACAAAAGGATTTTTCCAGCGGTCAACTTGCAACTCTCTGGAACAAGAAAAGAAGAACTCCTTCTTGATGAAAGCACTTTGAAGAAAGTTTGGATTCTTAGAAGAATGTTGAGCAACATGACTGAAGAAGAAGGATTAACGCTGATACTCAGAAAACTTCAGGAAACAAAATCGAACGAAGATTTCCTTGCACTCATCGACCAACAAAAAGTAAAATATTGA
- the rplQ gene encoding 50S ribosomal protein L17, whose translation MRHRMLRTKIGHYKSHGLSIIRNQMRELIEHGSIITTVKKAKVVRIYFEKLMTKAIKANQASDKATQVALRRQIYRHLQDRRLVNKLVDEIAKEVGRTSGFTRIVRIGTRRGDAAEMALIQIVTSKEE comes from the coding sequence ATGAGGCACAGAATGCTTAGAACCAAAATAGGACATTATAAAAGCCATGGCCTATCGATAATCAGAAACCAAATGAGAGAATTGATAGAACACGGAAGCATCATTACAACGGTCAAAAAAGCGAAGGTGGTAAGAATATACTTTGAAAAACTCATGACAAAGGCAATAAAGGCTAACCAAGCCAGCGATAAAGCAACCCAAGTTGCACTCAGAAGGCAAATATACCGTCATCTGCAGGACAGAAGACTTGTGAACAAACTTGTGGATGAAATAGCGAAAGAAGTTGGCAGAACAAGTGGATTCACAAGGATAGTAAGAATTGGAACAAGAAGAGGAGACGCCGCAGAAATGGCTCTGATTCAAATCGTGACCTCTAAAGAAGAGTAA
- a CDS encoding DNA-directed RNA polymerase subunit alpha gives MKLEYVIPKKLRVEEERSEGEYYYGRYVLSPLEKGYGTTIGNALRRVLLSSIPSIAITGLRFIKPEKYHEFDTLPGVKEDILEIILNLKKVQLRAEITVQDKIRMQVEKKGPGILTAGDIKTPAGIEVVNPSLKIATLDEEADLFFELYAQPGKGFVPAIDLMEENQEIGWITIDGVFSPVVKVNFTVESARVEKRTDYDKLILEIWTKKNIFPNEALKQAVKILMNHLQIISDSLPEEFTAFSGEFVPISQEEAKVEQTTSEEEAIYSRKIEELELSIRSLNCLRRDKIETIGDLLKRTEEDLLKIKNLGPKSLEEIKQKLMEKFGLTLRKGGDSQ, from the coding sequence ATGAAACTGGAATACGTTATTCCAAAAAAGTTGAGAGTGGAAGAAGAAAGATCCGAAGGAGAATACTATTACGGAAGGTATGTGCTTTCTCCACTTGAAAAAGGATATGGAACAACTATAGGAAATGCTTTGAGAAGAGTTTTGCTCTCATCGATACCTTCCATTGCGATCACTGGTTTGAGATTCATAAAACCAGAAAAATATCATGAATTCGACACTTTGCCTGGTGTTAAGGAAGACATTCTTGAAATAATACTGAATCTCAAAAAGGTTCAGCTGAGAGCAGAAATCACCGTACAGGATAAAATAAGAATGCAAGTTGAAAAGAAAGGCCCAGGGATTTTAACAGCTGGAGATATCAAAACCCCTGCTGGAATAGAGGTGGTAAATCCTTCTCTGAAGATAGCGACTTTGGATGAGGAAGCAGACCTGTTCTTCGAATTGTACGCGCAACCTGGAAAAGGCTTTGTACCAGCCATAGATCTTATGGAGGAAAACCAAGAGATAGGATGGATAACCATAGATGGCGTTTTCTCGCCCGTTGTAAAGGTAAACTTCACAGTTGAAAGTGCAAGAGTAGAAAAGAGGACTGACTACGACAAGCTCATACTTGAAATCTGGACCAAGAAAAACATCTTTCCAAACGAGGCGTTGAAACAAGCTGTGAAAATTTTGATGAACCACTTACAGATAATCTCTGATAGTTTACCAGAAGAATTTACGGCTTTCAGCGGGGAGTTTGTACCGATTTCTCAAGAAGAAGCAAAGGTTGAGCAAACAACATCAGAAGAAGAGGCCATTTACTCTAGAAAAATCGAAGAACTTGAGCTTTCGATAAGATCTCTAAACTGTTTGAGAAGAGATAAGATAGAAACAATCGGAGATCTTCTAAAAAGAACTGAAGAGGATCTTTTAAAAATCAAGAATTTGGGTCCAAAATCCTTGGAGGAAATCAAACAAAAACTCATGGAAAAATTTGGACTGACCCTCAGGAAGGGAGGAGATTCTCAATGA
- the rpsD gene encoding 30S ribosomal protein S4, with amino-acid sequence MARYTGPLCRLCRREGMKLYLKGERCFTDRCAFERRPYAPGMHGRNRGKLSQYGLQLRSKQIVKRIYGILERQFKRYFEKALKMPGDTRENLVRLLESRLDNVVYRLGFAINRRQARQLVNHGHFLVNGKKVNIPSMLLKPGDVVELKDKSLAVVRQVVELTKDRTRVPWVETDFENLKGTFLRYPKLEEVTDLPADMQAVVEFYSR; translated from the coding sequence ATGGCAAGATATACAGGCCCACTTTGCCGCCTTTGCCGCAGAGAAGGAATGAAGCTTTATCTAAAAGGTGAAAGATGTTTCACAGATCGTTGTGCTTTTGAAAGAAGACCTTATGCACCTGGAATGCACGGTAGAAACCGTGGAAAACTTTCACAATATGGTTTACAACTGCGCTCAAAACAGATAGTCAAGAGGATCTACGGAATACTCGAAAGACAGTTCAAGCGATACTTCGAAAAAGCTTTGAAGATGCCTGGAGATACACGTGAAAATCTTGTGAGACTTTTGGAATCTCGTTTGGACAACGTTGTTTATAGGCTTGGCTTTGCCATAAACCGAAGACAGGCACGCCAACTGGTCAACCACGGGCACTTTTTAGTCAACGGCAAGAAAGTCAACATACCTTCTATGCTTTTGAAACCTGGTGATGTTGTTGAACTGAAGGACAAATCACTTGCTGTTGTCAGACAAGTTGTCGAACTTACAAAAGATAGAACCAGAGTACCATGGGTTGAAACTGATTTTGAAAATCTAAAAGGAACTTTCCTAAGGTATCCAAAGTTGGAGGAAGTCACCGATCTGCCAGCAGATATGCAAGCAGTTGTTGAGTTCTACTCGAGGTGA
- the rpsK gene encoding 30S ribosomal protein S11: protein MARKSESKKRRRAVSERAIVHIKSTFNNTIITLTDTAGNTLYWASSGTAGFEGTRKGTPYAAQLAADKVAKEALRLGIKKVDILVKGPGPGREAAIRTLQAAGLEIDNIKDVTPIPFNGCRPKKKRRV, encoded by the coding sequence ATGGCCAGAAAATCGGAAAGCAAAAAGCGCAGACGAGCAGTATCTGAACGAGCGATAGTTCATATAAAATCCACTTTCAACAACACGATAATAACTTTAACAGATACAGCTGGTAACACGCTCTATTGGGCAAGCAGTGGAACAGCTGGATTTGAGGGAACAAGGAAAGGGACACCTTACGCTGCACAGCTTGCCGCAGACAAAGTCGCCAAAGAAGCCCTCAGGCTTGGAATCAAGAAAGTTGACATATTGGTCAAAGGCCCAGGACCTGGTAGAGAGGCAGCCATAAGAACGCTTCAAGCTGCTGGTTTAGAGATCGATAACATCAAAGACGTAACTCCAATACCATTCAACGGCTGTCGACCAAAGAAGAAGCGAAGAGTTTAA
- the rpsM gene encoding 30S ribosomal protein S13, producing the protein MARIMGVELPSNKKCFVALTYIYGIGRSRALEILRNAGVDPDKRVKDLTDEEVNKITKYIQDHFKVEGELRAEVSRNIKRLIDIGCYRGVRHKLGLPVRGQSTRHNARTRKGPRPSRIKTKKKKEE; encoded by the coding sequence ATGGCTCGTATAATGGGTGTGGAGTTACCAAGCAACAAGAAATGTTTCGTTGCTTTGACCTATATTTACGGAATTGGCAGAAGCCGAGCACTTGAGATACTCAGAAACGCCGGTGTAGACCCTGATAAACGCGTCAAGGATTTAACGGATGAAGAAGTTAACAAAATAACAAAGTACATACAAGATCACTTCAAAGTTGAGGGAGAGTTGAGGGCTGAAGTTAGTCGCAACATAAAACGTTTGATAGACATTGGTTGTTACCGCGGAGTTAGACATAAGCTTGGTTTACCAGTACGAGGTCAAAGCACAAGACATAACGCCAGAACCAGGAAAGGTCCAAGACCAAGCAGAATCAAAACGAAGAAGAAAAAGGAAGAATAA
- the rpmJ gene encoding 50S ribosomal protein L36 — protein sequence MKVRSSVKKRCEHCQIIRRRGKVMVICKANPKHNQRQG from the coding sequence ATGAAAGTTAGATCTTCTGTTAAGAAGAGATGCGAACACTGTCAGATCATTAGAAGACGTGGCAAAGTCATGGTTATATGTAAAGCCAATCCAAAACACAACCAAAGACAGGGTTAA
- the infA gene encoding translation initiation factor IF-1, which yields MPKDDVVKMEGTIVEARRNATFLVKLDNGKEVLAQISGRMRKNFIRLVPGDRVVVELSIYDLSKGRIVYRKQLGKREEDEDEE from the coding sequence TTGCCGAAAGACGATGTTGTAAAGATGGAAGGAACAATAGTTGAAGCAAGAAGAAACGCAACATTTTTGGTAAAGCTTGACAACGGCAAAGAAGTTTTGGCTCAAATTTCAGGTAGAATGCGAAAAAATTTCATACGTTTGGTACCCGGAGACAGGGTAGTTGTGGAACTTTCGATATACGATCTTTCAAAAGGTAGAATTGTCTATCGCAAACAATTGGGTAAAAGAGAAGAAGACGAAGATGAAGAGTGA
- the map gene encoding type I methionyl aminopeptidase — protein sequence MVRIKSEKEIADMRIACEAVATVLKELKNLVQEGNNAYDIERYVLERLKQLNVKPAFKGYRGYKYATCVSVNHEILHGAPLKTKVFKKGDIVSIDVGAVYNNYYGDAAVTYIVGECDEVGLKLVEVTKLALFKALDVVKAGARIGDISHAIQSTVEAYGFNVLRDYVGHGIGRQLHEEPEIPNYGQPGTGRILLDGMTLAIEVMACEGSYETKLLDDGWTVVMADGKRSAHFEHTVVVRKDCAEILTPW from the coding sequence GTGGTAAGGATTAAATCAGAAAAAGAAATCGCAGATATGAGAATTGCATGCGAAGCGGTTGCAACTGTGTTAAAAGAACTCAAAAACCTTGTGCAAGAAGGAAACAATGCGTATGATATTGAAAGGTACGTCCTTGAAAGGCTCAAACAGTTGAACGTCAAACCAGCTTTTAAAGGTTACAGAGGATACAAATACGCAACATGTGTTTCCGTAAATCATGAAATACTGCATGGGGCACCACTCAAAACCAAGGTCTTCAAAAAGGGCGATATAGTGTCAATAGACGTAGGAGCGGTTTACAACAACTATTACGGTGATGCCGCTGTGACTTACATAGTTGGTGAATGCGATGAGGTTGGTTTAAAACTGGTAGAAGTCACAAAACTTGCTTTGTTTAAAGCTTTGGATGTCGTCAAAGCTGGTGCAAGGATCGGAGATATTTCACATGCAATACAAAGCACTGTTGAAGCTTATGGTTTCAATGTTTTGAGAGACTATGTTGGACATGGTATAGGTAGACAACTTCACGAAGAACCAGAGATACCCAATTACGGTCAACCTGGAACAGGAAGAATCTTACTGGATGGTATGACGCTTGCCATAGAGGTCATGGCATGTGAGGGAAGTTATGAGACAAAGCTTTTGGACGATGGTTGGACAGTAGTCATGGCTGACGGTAAAAGAAGCGCTCATTTCGAACACACCGTGGTTGTTAGAAAAGATTGCGCTGAGATTTTAACACCATGGTGA